A single genomic interval of Labrus bergylta chromosome 18, fLabBer1.1, whole genome shotgun sequence harbors:
- the numb gene encoding protein numb homolog isoform X5 — protein MNKLRQSFRRKKDVYVPESSRPHQWQTDEEAVRSGKCSFAVKYLGHVEVEESRGMHICEDAVKRLKTDRKFFKGFFAKAGKKAVRAVLWVSADGLRVVDDKTKDLILDQTIEKVSFCAPDRNFERAFSYICRDGTTRRWICHCFMAIKDSGERLSHAVGCAFAACLERKQKREKECGVTATFDANRTTFTREGSFRVTTATEAAEREEVMRQLQDAKKAESDVTVAGNSATSVTNSSAHPSGGSPSPSSSPPLSVGTLGPQAIPRRHAPADVIARQGSFRGFPVLSQKTSPFKRQLSLRMNELPSTMQRKSDFPSKNTVPEVEGESDSISSLCTQITSAFSGPPEDPFSSAPMPKPTSSPQSPVAPGSNWTSPTPVIVVPPSSSPVLSSHRRTPSEADRWLEEVTKSVRAPPTNPILAAAPPPAQPFSAPVVPMPVASVPSVPPVAFMSSLPSAVPMLPPRQPAFHAQAPAYPMPNGLPFPQPSVPVVGITPSQMVANVFGSATQPGPYPLPTSTTTQHDIQAVGSVSPFIKPPPPAIVHPAPLQPSNGSATFNGSDNWAAPSQLAPSSPATQPPPGPQDDNFEAQWAALEGRSRQRTTPSPTNPFSTELHKTFEIQL, from the exons ATGAATAAGCTACGGCAGAGCTTCCGCCGGAAGAAAGACGTCTACGTGCCGGAGTCGAGTCGGCCGCACCAGTGGCAGACAGACGAGGAGGCGGTCCGCAGCGGCAAATGTAGCTTTGCAGTCAAg TACCTGGGCCatgtggaggtggaggagtcCCGAGGCATGCACATCTGTGAGGACGCAGTGAAGCGGCTGAAGACG GACAGGAAATTCTTCAAAGGATTCTTTGCAAAA gCCGGGAAGAAGGCGGTGCGGGCGGTGTTGTGGGTGTCGGCAGATGGTCTACGTGTCGTAGACGATAAAACAAAG GACCTGATCCTGGACCAGACAATAGAGAAGGTGTCGTTCTGCGCTCCGGACCGAAACTTTGAGAGAGCGTTCTCTTACATCTGCAGGGACGGAACGACTCGACGCTGGATCTGCCACTGTTTCATGGCCATTAAAGACTCA GGAGAGCGTCTCAGTCACGCTGTGGGTTGCGCGTTCGCCGCCTGTCTGGAGCGGAAACAGAAACGAGAGAAGGAGTGCGGCGTCACGGCAACCTTTGACGCCAACAGAACCACGTTCACCCGCGAGGGCTCGTTTCGCGTCACAACGGCCACAGAGGCGGCGGAGCGGGAGGAAGTCATGCGGCAGCTGCAGGACGCCAAAAAAG CAGAATCCGATGTGACTGTTGCCGGGAACTCAGCCACCAGTGTGACAAACTCCTCAGCACACCCTTCAGGAGGCTCGCCGTCCCCCTcgtcctccccccctctctctgtgggGACGCTGGGACCCCAGGCCATACCGCGCAGGCATGCACCGGCCGATGTGATCGCCAGGCAGGGCTCCTTCAGAGGCTTCCCGGTGCTCAGTCAGAAGACGTCTCCTTTCAAACGACAGCTGTCACTACGCATGAACGAGCTGCCCTCCACCATGCAGCGCAAGTCTGACTTCCCCAGCAAGAACACAG TCCCCGAGGTCGAAGGAGAAAGTGACAGCATCAGCTCGCTGTGCACTCAGATCACCTCAGCGTTCAGCGGACCCCCGGAGGACCCCTTCTCCTCGGCACCGATGCCCAAACCGACCTCATCCCCACAGTCTCCTGTGGCACCAG GAAGTAACTGGACATCCCCCACCCCGGTGATCGTGGTCCCCCCGTCATCCTCTCCAGTCTTATCGTCTCACAGACGCACGCCCTCAGAAGCAGACCGGTGGTTAGAAGAGGTCACCAAGTCTGTCCGAGCCCCGCCGACCAACCCGATCCTGGCGGCGGCCCCTCCCCCCGCTCAGCCGTTTTCAGCTCCCGTTGTGCCGATGCCCGTGGCTTCTGTTCCCTCCGTTCCCCCGGTGGCCTTTATGTCCTCTCTGCCCTCCGCCGTGCCCATGTTGCCCCCTCGCCAGCCCGCCTTCCACGCTCAGGCTCCGGCCTACCCGATGCCGAACGGGCTGCCGTTCCCTCAGCCCAGCGTGCCGGTGGTCGGCATCACGCCCTCACAGATGGTGGCTAACGTGTTCGGCTCAGCCACGCAGCCCGGGCCCTACCCGCTCCCGACCTCCACAACAACCCAGCATGATATCCAGGCTGTGGGCAGCGTCAGCCCCTTTATCAAACCCCCGCCGCCCGCCATAGTGCACCCTGCTCCCCTCCAGCCCTCCAACGGCAGCGCCACCTTTAACGGATCAGACAACTGGGCTGCTCCATCCCAACTCGCTCCATCTTCCCCCGCCACCCAGCCGCCTCCGGGGCCGCAGGATGATAACTTTGAGGCCCAGTGGGCAGCCTTGGAGGGCCGCTCCCGCCAGCGCACCACGCCCTCCCCGACAAACCCCTTCTCCACCGAGCTGCACAAGACCTTTGAGATCCAGCTCTGA